Proteins from one Telopea speciosissima isolate NSW1024214 ecotype Mountain lineage chromosome 1, Tspe_v1, whole genome shotgun sequence genomic window:
- the LOC122657974 gene encoding uncharacterized protein LOC122657974, producing the protein MQRGKEIGFLFFLALNLTLLSPSISHTIPTSFCGKIPIESPFSLQNLVESSPLHRLLLCKSEKLYFRTSIGLFLISSIDYRTKTLTISHSSCSRTLHFVSPSLLSAGFPSPPLPNSLLLFNCSRPTELTNPLPSFLKNCSHSYDCRALSETQEQEKGNSSCFFIDDSEKLEVGFDPRDWNCSHYNRVYMGNSSDEGFEMGTRISFEVPDHVPNICEECIKPHGNCGVGLRCICHANKCKDRVFSRGASIDPPGNILFSLFLFILMIVSFMSF; encoded by the exons ATGCAAAGAGGAAAGGAAATtggatttctcttttttcttgctCTTAATCTCACTCTCCTCTCTCCATCTATATCTCATACTATTCCTACAAGCTTCTGTGGTAAAATCCCAATTGAATCGCCTTTCTCTCTCCAGAATTTAGTTGAATCTTCTCCTCTACACCGGCTGCTTCTCTGCAAATCCGAAAAGCTTTACTTTAGAACCTCCATTGGTCTTTTCCTGATTTCCTCCATTGATTACAGAACTAAAACATTAACCATTTCTCACTCTTCTTGTTCACGTACACTCCACTttgtctctccttctcttctctcagCTGGTTTCCCTTCTCCTCCACTACCCAACTCACTTCTTCTCTTCAACTGCTCAAGACCCACAGAACTAACAAAcccccttccttcttttcttaaaAACTGTTCTCATTCATATGATTGCAGAGCCCTGTCTGAAACTCAAGAACAAGAAAAGGGAAATTCTTCCtgtttcttcattgatgattCGGAAAAACTAGAAGTGGGTTTCGATCCAAGAGATTGGAACTGCTCACACTACAACAGAGTCTACATGGGTAATTCTTCGGACGAAGGATTTGAGATGGGGACAAGGATTTCTTTCGAAGTTCCAGATCATGTACCCAATATCTGTGAGGAGTGTATAAAGCCCCATGGCAACTGTGGTGTTGGGTTGAGGTGCATTTGCCATGCAAATAAGTGTA AAGATAGAGTCTTTTCCAGAGGTGCATCTATAGACCCTCCTGGTAATATCCTattctctttgtttttgttcataCTTATGATTGTATCCTTCATGAGTTTTTGA
- the LOC122657987 gene encoding stress-response A/B barrel domain-containing protein At5g22580 → MGDLKHLVVAKFKEGVVVEEIIQEMEKLLKEIEAVKSFEWGQDTGSEEMLRQGFTHVFLLTFRSSEDFTAFLAHPRHVEFSASFSAAIEKILLLDYPAVVVKTPA, encoded by the exons ATGGGAGACCTCAAGCATTTAGTGGTGGCTAAGTTCAAAGAAGGGGTTGTGGTTGAAGAGATAAttcaagagatggagaagttacTGAAGGAGATCGAAGCAGTCAAATCCTTTGAATG GGGTCAGGATACTGGAAGTGAAGAGATGCTGAGACAAGGTTTCACTCATGTCTTTTTATTGACATTCCGTAGTTCAGAAGACTTCACTGCATTCCTTGCTCATCCTCGCCATGTTGAGTTCTCTGCCTCTTTTTCTGCAGCAATAGAGAAAATATTGTTGCTTGATTACCCTGCTGTTGTTGTCAAGACACCTGCATGA